The following is a genomic window from Neurospora crassa OR74A linkage group III, whole genome shotgun sequence.
CTGCGGCATCACACTTAAGCACTATGCTTATTTCAACATGTCACGCCGGACTCAACTGACCACCAAGTTCTTTTTCCAAGTCCTTGCTCAGCTATCTGAAAACTTTATCTTCATTTATCTCGGCTTGTCATTATTTACGGAGAAGAACTTGGAGTATCAGCCTCTTCTGATTATCATAACAGTCCTATCGGTATGCGCAGCAAGGTGGCTGGCAGTCTTCCCTCTGTCGCGACTCATCAACTGGTTCATTCGATACAGGGCTCGGCGCCATGGCAGGGAAGCTGCCGATGTATTGCCTTACAACTACCAAGCGATGCTCTTCTGGGCAGGCTTGCGTGGTGCCGTCGGTGTGGCTCTTGCCGCGGCGTTCACTGGCAAGAGCAGGTTTGCCTTGCAAGCGACCGtgcttgttgtcgttgtgCTCACTGTCATTATTTTCGGTGGAACTACCGCCCGCATGTTGGAGATTCTCGAGATCAAgactggtgttgttgaggaaATTGACTCAGATGACGAGTTCGATATCGAAGCCATCCATGGCGGAACTTGGCACAAGCGGTCAGGCACGGGTATCGGGTTCAGCGCCCCTCGTAGGGGATCAACCGTGCCATTGGGGAACCTCGATTCGGAGAGGAATGGAAGTCCCGGTAGCAGAAGCGGGTGGGCATCTGGACATCGGTCCCCGAATCCTATGCCAAGAAGACAGTCGAGCCGTCTTGATGTCAAGAACGGTAACGACCATGAAAGGGTGGACTTATTGGGAGTCTCAGGGAACAATACCGACTCGGAGATTGGTAGTGATATCGACACGTCAGATTTGCCACCACCCGCTCCCAGAAGGAGACCGAGTCCGATACCGGGAGGTGGAAATGCGGATCTGGAAGCTGGGCCTGGCGAGCGTGGCAGCGGATGGAATAGATCAACTTCTAACAATGAAGGTGGTCAGAGTCTCAGTGCCACAGCTGCTATTCGACAGCTCTTTAGCAGCGAAGATCCAACGGCACTGTTCAGACAGTTTGACGAGAACTATATAAAACCGAAACTCTTATTAGACGGAGGAACGGGAAGGGGAGGGCACGGTGGTCCCTCGGGGTCTGGCTAGGAGCACAAGATCTGACTAAAATATGTCGTGAGTTGTTACAGCGGATAAAACATATCATGTCTACTCGCCATGTGGTGACTCTGTTAGTCGAGCACGCTAGTGTCTCAACCTCCCTGGTTCCCGAGGGCATAGGAGTTGCTCAGTAATGGACACTCTGACTTGATTTGCGATGTCGACTCAACTCGTAATGATTGACACTGTCCTTTCGAAGTAAACTGAACTGGAGTTGTTCTTTGTCTGGAATACGCCTTGTAAAAATCGTTGTGAACCCAGACTGCGCCATTGGGATGCGCAAGCAGTCTAACGAGGCTCGAACCTTGAACACCCGCAAGACATGCAAATATCACACGACTAGCGAATCAAAATCGCGGAGTTTATCCCTTAGTAGCTGCAAACTAGGGTAGTGTATGTATCTGGGATTGGCAACTATGCCATTTTCGTGACCGATCAACTCGAATGATTTTACATATGACTCGTTTGCGAGCAAGATTCTCCCTGAAAGTCCGTTTTCAATCGCATGGCCGCGCGTTGCACATCCAACCCAGTCGGCGAGGAGACGCTCGGAAATGTTTAGAACCTGCACTGCCTCGTTTCCGAAAAATATCCAACAGCCAATGGAAATCCATTCTGCCTTGTGAAAGGATCAACATCAGCTTGAAAGTCTTGCCGCTCCCCATCCTGGAAAAAAATGAAATAAAGTGCATACGCGGAAAGGTACTAGTGTCCCGAGAAGATGCAGCAAATGACACACCCGCGGCCAACAAAGTGATATGACATGATTGGAATGCGGCTCGCTGGTAACGTTGACGTTCTCTGCAAGGCCCCGTTCTTTGGTGTTGCAGCGCCCCGGGCTCGCTGTGCATTTCTGGTGGATCCTAGTCACATTCCTCAGCCTGCAGGGAGCTCCAGCCCTGTTGGAGGAGCCACCACGACCGGGGGAGTGGGGTGTGGGGTTCCtgcccacttccacttccttgtAAACATGGAGCTCGTGGCCTGGAAGGAATCCCGCTTGGCGTTTGGTCATCAGGGCAGATTCGGGGACGGACAGGGGTTGGCGGGGCAGCGTCTTGGAACTCCATCTGATCTTCTGGATTTCCCTTTACATACACTACCCGTACTATGACTCCCTTTCTCCATTGTTCATCTTCTCTTGTTTACGTTTCTTTTGTACGTTGGGTCTTTTGCTCATTATTACCAAGACAAGCTGGAAGCTACTTCACCTCGAACACGAAACTAAGTTTACACCAAGTTTACACGCAGTTATTGCGCCTGGCAGGATTACATCACTCCCGGAAACTTTATCACCTGTCGATACCTATAGGGGCACTTCCAGCCATCGTGTGAACCAAACAAAGCAATATCACGTCGAAGAGAGACTTGGCTTTTCTGCAGGGATCACTCTAAGCTAGTACCCGAGACAGCTTCATCTCCTATCCAACAAACGATGCTCGACGAAAACTTTCCCACCTTCCGCTCCCGCCCGTCCCCGGACAACCCACTCTCTTCCATCCTATTTTTCACACAGAACGGCGCCGATCCTAGCCCCGAGTACATCCTCCGACGGGCCGACCCGGCCCTCCCGTCCTCGCGCAACAAGTATGCCGCCGCCCTCTGCGGTCCGTTGAACGCTGACGTCGTCTACGCCGAAGTCCTCGTCACCCCAGAATGGTCGCAACCCTCTATCTCGGGCGCCGAGATGCGCGCCCAGGCATTGAACGGCGCACCGCCTGCCCCCGCGACGGCGCTAGCCCCAGAAACCTTTGCCATTCAGCTGTATAATCCGGACTCGACCGTCGCAATCAAGATGGTGCCGGGCACGTGGAATAAGACTGACTCGTGGGAGTTTGAGCTGCCGGTCCAGACGTTCAAGCAGCCATCGGGCAGCGAGCTGGACAGGGAGAACGGAGGATTGCCGCCGCCGGACTTGATGCCAAGGGTCATGTTCAGATGGAAGAAAGACAGCAAGTTGAGCAAGGATATGACGTGTTACATGTGCGGAACGAGcttgggagggaggaggaacaaAGAGCCGGATATCACTATTGCCATGTTCAAGACTACCACGCGCAGGGATGGGGAGAGCGTGATCACTGTCTACCAGCCGAATCTGCAtcgggtggaggtggaggatcGCAAGGGGCTGGAGCTCATACTTTTGCTAGGAGCCGAGGTGATTAAGGACTTGTATCTGTCGCCGAAGGCTGATGTCTTCAacgttggaggagggggctcCCCTGTCGGAGTAGCGGGCAGGAGGAAGAACTCAAAGCCCACCAGCACGCCACCAGGAATGCCCATCATGTCTGGTGCTGTGGCGACCAATGGTGGTCCAGCAGGGGCAGGAGGACAATTTGTTGCTACGAACGCGATTCGCCATCCAGATACTATACCCGTGGCAACCTCAAGCGCGACAAACCTTTCATCATCAAAGGCAGATATCGATGCCGAAACGCAACGGCTCAAAGCAATGGTTGAGCACGAGGAACAAGAGCGGCAAAAGCGGGAAAGACAAGAGCGGGAGAAGCGTGAACGAGAAGAGCAACAGCGCATTAAGAGGATgctcgaagaagaagaacagcgCGACCGTCAACGAAGGGAAGCAGAGGTCGCAGCCGAAACAGAGCGGTTGCGTAGAGAATACGGAATGGAAGGGCAGGAACTCCCATCGATCGTCCACTCCCCTCCAGCTCTTCAGAACGGAGGCACGTTTAGCAGCCCCACCCTCCCGCCACGGCAAACCTTCCAGAATACACAACCTCCGCCGCACCTCTTCCAACAGCCAAGCCAGGGCCAGCTGTCACCAACCACAAACTGGGCAGCCACACCCTCTCTGCCTCCGCGGCCCCTTAGTGTTGGTCCGCCGGGGGCGCATCATGTTAGCGGGAGTAGCAGTAATAGCAGGCCAGGACCATTTCATTGCGATAAGCTGAATAAAGTGTGGAATGGCGTGGTGATACCAGCTCTGGATCGTGGTTCCGGAACCCCGGGACCTGGTAGTTCGGGAAGGAGACGCAGCAGCGGTGCACCGTACTTATCAGCGGATCAATCGAATGGCAGTGGTAGTTACGGGTATAGCCAGGGTTCTGCTGGTCTGACTGGCGGGAATGGGAGCTTGGGTGCAAGCGAtagagagagggaaagggacAGAGAAAGGAATAGGAAAattgcaaagaagaagagtgcGCTTTGGTAGGCATCTCTTGATACAGGATGTTTAGGCATGTCATGCCTGGTAATAAAATGCATAATCACATTTGGAAGGAGTTGGTAGGCGTACTGCAGCATATTGCACCCATCTAGACCATCACTGGCGTGGTCAAACGTGGATTTATTTCAAGAGAATTTGCTATCATTATATCATGACGCGATGAAGATACTGTCAAAGGCAACAGTTTCCGTATATATTGTTGGCCCTGTATTTCTGTTCTTCTCCTATCATCACTGAAACTGACATTACTCTCCAAAGTAAGCGTCATATCTCATTGCCTTATAAGACATGATATCAGGACATTGTAGGAAAAGATAACATGTTACCCCTTGTGAGCTCGTAACTTCTTGCACCAAGGGCGAGCCTGGCTGGCACCGGGAGCGTTCGGAAACGTAGATGGAACAAAACAGGTGAAACACCTTACCAACGCTCGAGCTAAGGGGACGTTTGATCAAAGCTTCATACTAGTAACCGGGCTGTTTCATGGTGTGCACCATGATGCGATGGCTTCTGGGGTATGAAGATTGTTACTAGTTAGTGTTTCCCCTGGTCGGGCCTACGCAAAGGGTCTCGTGCTCCCAACCCACATTCAAAGGGTAAGGTGGGTTTTTAATGGGCTGAAGCGACTCATGACCTTGGTACACCACGAGATACTACTGCACGAGAGGAGCATCAGGTAATGGTTTACACAGAAAGGCTACATTGCTCTGTTTGCGTCTACGCAGGTTGCTTGCCACGTCCGTCCCATATCTCTCGAATCTACCCGTTTCCTACCTCCATGCTTCCGCTTATCTTTCCTCATGCTTCCCCAGCCGCAACCACTGAGGCGGATAGCAGCTTGTTTACGTTGCGGCAACGTGGTGACACGGGATGAGTATTTATCGGTTGATCATGGTGGTTGACAGCAACGATTTGCACGTTAGGAGAGGGCGACTCCGATATATAGTCCAGTTGcttaaaaagtatatttGGCTGCCGTCCTTTGATGCCCCAGAGACGAGCTATATTGGCTCGTCATTCCCACAAAGCCACTCTGGCTTGGATTAGTGATCCGAACCATGATGCTCAGGCCGCAACATCATCGGACACAGCCAGAACGGCTGAAACTGACGAGCAAAGAGACAAAAGACATGAGAATATGATATCCCGCCGTCGCTGTCATGCCAGACAACGTTGTGTTCGGCTCATGAAGCTATATCAAGTTAACGGATATAGGCAGCCCGACTACGACAAAAGAGGGTGGGATCGTTTGGTCGAATTTCCGGGTCTCGGTTTATTCATTGGGACTCTCCGGTCATGTCGCATTTAACCCACAAAGACAGGAAGACTTGGTGAAATTTGGTTTAGGTCGTGAGAGATATATCATGCACCTGAAAAAGGATGAAAAATGGAAATGCTGAGTGATATTATGTGTCTGATGAAAGAAAAAGTTTCGATTCGACGTTGCTGTTGGACAAATGAGAAGAGCCCACAAGCTGACGCAGTAGTAAAATAGCCCTCCCCTTTCGGACACCTTCCGTGATGGGATTTATGGGATGGTATTCCCAGCTTCAGtgccccctccccctcctcaacctAAGCCCGTCCAAGCCAGCCTGCCCACGTCACCATCGCTGGGCCACTGGCAGAGAGACTGGAGAAGACTAGCTGTGCCCCTGACAGGAATGACACTGCTGACAGAAGCTTCCCGCCGTCCAGCAGCATCCGACATGGTGATCTCGACCAACTGCACTACGGAGCAGAGCCGGGAGAGCTAAAGCGGGCAGCAGAGAGCAAACAGGATTCAAGATTCGAGATCAGGGGAGAAGGAGTGGGGTGCAGACAGAGGTGACGAGGAAGGTAAAGTACCTGTGAGAAACGTCCAGTGCGACGGAGCAATATCCGGACAGCCCAAGCTCACAAAGCAACGAAGTGCTACACAGTGCACCGTTGCTATTCCCAAACTTAGAAGTCGTACCTTGGGTATGATGTACCCTGCAGTGAGTGAAGTTTTTGGTCCAAGGGAAGCCAACCAAGCGACTCTGAGGACCGCCGTTCGACTGAAAGCGataaactacctacctaatttgACCATCTTGGAGCCATTGTAGGTAGCAGCCTAGGTTTGGACAATAAAATGGAGCCACACACTCAATCGGCCACCCGCCAGACCCGATACGTTGCGGCCACCTGCCTGACTGGTCGACCTGGGACAGGCGAGCGGCTAGCAGCTGCAGGCGGGCAATAGGTGGACCTGAAATGGTGTTGCTGTGCACACTGCACCACAAGCACCTGCCGCCCAAAGAACCTcacaagtggaagggaagggaagtggTGTGGACGGAAGAGACGCCCGTACTGCAGTCCCAGACGGTGCAGCAGGAATGGAAACCCCAAGGAAGACAGTGGCAgggagtagaggtagctagcAGGGAGAGCAACTTCGTGATCTCCACACCGGGCACTGCACCGCACCACTGCACCCGACCACGCACCGACGCAGGCACTGCACCGCAAACGGCTTTCAATCACCATTTGCATCTGGGCCAAAAACATCCACCACAACTATACATCCAACTAACTCCACCACCGCGACAGGGACATTCAACGAGTTGCTGCACTGTCCACATCCCACTGTCACCACCGACCGGTCCCTAGCCCATTCATTGTCTAGCGGGAGGTGTCTGTCATCCATTTACCTCtcgtctacctctacctctacctctacctctacctctagccGAACTCCATCCGGCCGATTTCCATCACTTCACGACACGGGAACCTGACCGACCGACGAGACGACAAGTTGTTGCTTGTCAGTCAGACCCGATCCAAACCCGCCTCCGCTTCTCCTACCCGACGCTTGCTGTTGCTCCCACCGCCGTAATTCTCGTCAAATATTGCCCGCTGCTTCCTGTTGCACGATCCGGCCAACGTCTGTTACTGCAACCAGCCAAGCTTGGAAAGCCCACCGCTGTTGGCCTAGTGGCAGCTCTACCCGCCCACtcgcgcctcctcctcctcctcctcctcctcctcctcctcctccatcctaCTCGTCGCGGAACGGCTCTTGCGCTTCCCGTCACTGGGAAACTGAGGCGCTCCTCTTCGTTTGTCGACATCAGCAGGACCCTTCGCTCTTCTTTCCCCCGCATGTCGATCCGGACGACGCAGCGCCCATCGCTGATACCCGCTTCTCCGTCTTCGAGCCTCCCATAAAGAACGACTTCGGGTTTTCTTGACTCCTGCCGCCGCAGCCCCGGCTGTGGAGGCCCGGCAATTCGCAAACATGAACTTTGACTCGGGCACCGCGTACGCTGAGTCGgacgccgacgacgagtATGAGCGCGATATTCACGGAAGCTCCCCTATCGATCACACCGATGTCGAGCACTCGCCCATCGATTCTGGCCCCCCCTCGGCCGAACACACCCCTACAACATATGGCTACCGGAATAGTGCAGACAGACACATAGAAACTTTGATATCCGACTGGTCTGCCGACGACTGCGCCGACTTCATTGCTTCGATTGGGCTACAGCAATATGCAGATAGATTTATAGGTCCGTTGCGATTATATGAGCAAAAGGTTGCCTATGGCCTTGACTTCCGCTAACTCCACGCACAGAAAACGAGATTGTGGGAGAGGCCCTGGTCGCGTTGCAACATGATGATCTCAAGTCGATGGGCATTAACAGTGTTGGCCACCGCTTGATGATTCTGAAATCAGTCTACGATGTAAAGAAGGCTCAAGATGTTCCTATCGAGGACGACCATTACATGCCTCTCAGTACGTGTCGCGCCCCCTTACCTTGTGCAGTTTTCGAGTGCTAACATACCAAACTTGCAAAGCCGCCGCGACCGAAGCGCTATCGGCGAACGCCACCCTCAACGACATTAAACATCTCGCTGAGCAGTTGCGTTTGAGAGACGAGCGCATGAGCCTCTTCGAGCAAGACCTGCGCCGGTTAACCGAAGACTTTAGGAGGTTACGGGAAGATATGCTACCGGCATTGCGACTCGCCAAGGATGCTCAGCAACCGTTACCAAGTGGACCGTCTTACGAATCTACTTTGTCACCGCCAGCTCCAGCCTCGTCGGCGGGTAGCCAGCCAAGTGCCGGCCTAAGTCGGCAATATTCTACCAAGAGGATCATGCTTGGGACAACGCCGAAAGCAGTCTCCCCTTCTCATCTTCAGACTTCCCACGGCCCGCCATACGACTCTTCTGCATctagtagaggtatgctGTCGTCGTCTCATCTTGGCGCCCTGAACGGGTCTAGTGCCAACACAACCTCCGGTGGTTATCCATCACCGAACATGCCATCGCCTACCTCTccgcccaccaccaacatgtCAGGCACTACCCTCGATCCGAGGTCTTATCGCGGTGATAACCAACCCCCATCATCGAGCCGGTCCACCTTTGGCGATAACGATCACTACGGTTCTCAAGACAAACAGCCTGTGTCCGCTCCCCGCAGAGGACAGACGCCAGCACCTGATACCCCTGGTTCCGCGAGCAACGCGTCCGTCGAGATCTTCAAGTCATTCAGGGTCAGTATGGATGACCCATGCTATAAGGTTCTTCCGGCAGCGCTCAAAAAGTACCAAATCAACGCTCCGTGGGATCAATACGCCCTGTATATCGTATATGGCGATCAAGAACGGTGTCTAGGACTGGACGAGAAGCCTCTCATATTGTTCAAGCAGCTGgacaaggaaggaaagaagccCATGTTTATGCTAAGGAAGACGAACAACGCTCCAGCTGAGGAACAACCCGGGAGCGCAGGACTATCGGCTGCGGCTCGCGGGGCGACGACCGTTTACGATCCACCGGGAGGTATCATATAGGCGAATACTGGGGCGGGAGCAAGACTGTGGTGATGCTGGGTACTGCCCGTCCACTATCCGAGCCGAACCGCTGGGGTGCCTTTCCGGGCTGCACAGCTTTTGCATAGCGTGACGGAGGATTACGCTGTGAAGGAAGGCTTGGCATAACTGGAGGTCCGTCGCTCGAGTGGAAATGTCtatgagaagaagagaaggctgAGTCGATGTTCAACGGTTCAGTGTCGTATGACCGGCGGTCAGTTTCGTCAGGTTAGCTCTTATCTGGCCTGGAATGGGCGGCTTGATAGCTGAGTTGGTGGAAAGGCAACCGCTGACATGGACTCAAATCTCCACATACACAATTCCAAGAATATTTTGTGTATGAGAACGGTATACCAGTTAGCATTGCCTCTTTTGTTATCTTTCCTATTTAATTCATTGGTGAGCGGCATGGCAACGGGTTGGAGAAAATAGCTTACTGCGCAACGGGGGGAATTAGGAGAAGGAGGCGTATTTGGTGAACTCAATCCCATCCGAAAGCGTCGTCCACAATTTTCAAGAACAATATGTTTCGGTATCAACGTGCTTGGAACTCATCTGGTCTGATTGATTGAAGCAacgccgaggaagaggaggaggacgtcaaagaggagaggagccGGGAAAGGGATGGGGGTCAAGTGGTGGGTTAAGAAAACTTTCGAACTTCTTgtgttatttatttatcATTTAGAGTGAAGAGATTACAAACTCTGGTGCTTGAACAATTTGCACAACTGTGGGATTTATATCCCGGTGATTGCCGTTGCCCCAACATCTTCCAACTCCGTAATGTCAAAAAAAACACATTgtcaagaccaagaagctCTCAGATAGTATTCGtcaggacgacgaggacatccata
Proteins encoded in this region:
- a CDS encoding sodium/hydrogen exchanger 3, whose product is MLSEVIAGSLAELAKRDEEDPGAENPTKQEMYSAMAIFIFILLLMTAFFTSYIMQERKIQAVHETVVSIFAGMVVGLIIRISGSDNIQSLLRFSPQIFFNLLLPPIILSSGYELHQANFFRNIGTILTFAFAGTAISAVVIGVLLWLYTRIPLEGLEVTFREAIQVGASLSATDPVTILAIFNSFKVDPQLYTVIFGESILNDAIAIVIFESAQHADGNGQRIGVVSIIHGIWYFLKEFFGSLAIGSVVGILAAVLLKFTYLRRYPKMESCMIVLIAYSTYFFSQAIQMSGIVSLLFCGITLKHYAYFNMSRRTQLTTKFFFQVLAQLSENFIFIYLGLSLFTEKNLEYQPLLIIITVLSVCAARWLAVFPLSRLINWFIRYRARRHGREAADVLPYNYQAMLFWAGLRGAVGVALAAAFTGKSRFALQATVLVVVVLTVIIFGGTTARMLEILEIKTGVVEEIDSDDEFDIEAIHGGTWHKRSGTGIGFSAPRRGSTVPLGNLDSERNGSPGSRSGWASGHRSPNPMPRRQSSRLDVKNGNDHERVDLLGVSGNNTDSEIGSDIDTSDLPPPAPRRRPSPIPGGGNADLEAGPGERGSGWNRSTSNNEGGQSLSATAAIRQLFSSEDPTALFRQFDENYIKPKLLLDGGTGRGGHGGPSGSG
- the ty-1 gene encoding mapkkk cascade protein kinase regulator ste50, with protein sequence MNFDSGTAYAESDADDEYERDIHGSSPIDHTDVEHSPIDSGPPSAEHTPTTYGYRNSADRHIETLISDWSADDCADFIASIGLQQYADRFIENEIVGEALVALQHDDLKSMGINSVGHRLMILKSVYDVKKAQDVPIEDDHYMPLTAATEALSANATLNDIKHLAEQLRLRDERMSLFEQDLRRLTEDFRRLREDMLPALRLAKDAQQPLPSGPSYESTLSPPAPASSAGSQPSAGLSRQYSTKRIMLGTTPKAVSPSHLQTSHGPPYDSSASSRGMLSSSHLGALNGSSANTTSGGYPSPNMPSPTSPPTTNMSGTTLDPRSYRGDNQPPSSSRSTFGDNDHYGSQDKQPVSAPRRGQTPAPDTPGSASNASVEIFKSFRVSMDDPCYKVLPAALKKYQINAPWDQYALYIVYGDQERCLGLDEKPLILFKQLDKEGKKPMFMLRKTNNAPAEEQPGSAGLSAAARGATTVYDPPGGII